Proteins found in one Elephas maximus indicus isolate mEleMax1 chromosome 11, mEleMax1 primary haplotype, whole genome shotgun sequence genomic segment:
- the AXL gene encoding tyrosine-protein kinase receptor UFO isoform X2, whose product MGRVPLAWCLALCCWGCVALKGTKAEVNPFVGSPGNITGARGLTGALQCELQVQGEPPDVTWLQDGQVLELADTTQTQVPLGEDEQDEWKVVSQLRISSLQLSDAGRYQCMVVLEGETFLSKPGYVGLEGLPYFLEEPEDRTVAANIPFNLSCRAQGPPEPVDILWLRDAAPLAPTTGHGPQHTLQIPGLNKTSSFSCEAHNAKGVTTSRTAAITVLPQQPRDLHLVSSQPTELEVAWTPGLSGIYPLTHCTLQAVLSDDGVGIWLGEPDPPEEPLTLRASVPPHQLRLGSLHPHTSYHIRVACASSQGPSPWTHWLSVETPEGVPLGPPENVSAMRNGSQALVRWQEPRAPLQGTLLGYRLLYRGQDTPEVLMDIGLKQEVILEVQEEGTVPNLTVSVAAYTAAGDGPWSVPVPLEPWHPVSEPPAPAFSWPWWYVLLGAVVAAACVLILALFLIHRRKKETRYGEVFEPTVERGELVVRYRVRKSYSRRTTEATLNSLGISEELKEKLRDVMVDRHKVALGKTLGEGEFGAVMEGQLNQDDSVLKVAVKTMKIAICTRSELEDFLSEAVCMKEFDHPNVMRLIGVCFQGSEREGFPAPVVILPFMKHGDLHSFLLYSRLGDQPVFLPTQMLVKFMADIASGMEYLSTKRFIHRDLAARNCMLNENMSVCVADFGLSKKIYNGDYYRQGRIAKMPVKWIAIESLADRVYTSKSDVWSFGVTMWEIATRGQTPYPGVENSEIYDYLRQGNRLKQPVDCLDGLYALMSRCWELNPRDRPSFAELREDLENTLKALPPAQEPDEILYVNMDEGGGHPELLGAAGGADPPTQPDPKDSCSCLTAVEVHPAGRYVLCPSTAPGPTLPADRGSPALPGQEDGA is encoded by the exons ATGGGCAGGGTCCCGCTGGCCTGGTGCTTGGCGCTGTGCTGCTGGGGCTGCGTGGCCCTCAAGG GCACAAAGGCTGAGGTGAACCCTTTTGTGGGGAGCCCAGGGAACATCACTGGTGCCCGGGGACTCACAGGGGCCCTTCAGTGTGAGCTCCAGGTCCAGGGGGAGCCCCCTGATGTGACCTGGCTCCAGGATGGACAGGTCCTGGAGCTGGCAGACACCACCCAGACCCAGGTGCCCCTGGGCGAAGATGAACAGGATGAATGGAAAGTGGTCAGCCAACTCAG AATCTCGTCCCTGCAGCTCTCGGACGCAGGGCGGTACCAGTGCATGGTGGTCCTGGAAGGAGAGACCTTTCTATCCAAGCCTGGCTATGTGGGGCTGGAGG GCCTGCCCTACTTCCTGGAGGAGCCTGAGGACAGGACTGTGGCCGCCAACATCCCCTTCAACCTGAGCTGCCGGGCCCAGGGACCCCCAGAGCCCGTGGACATACTCTGGCTCCGGGATGCTGCCCCCCTGGCTCCGACCACGGGCCACGGCCCCCAGCACACTCTGCAAATTCCAG GCCTGAACAAAACATCCTCCTTCTCCTGTGAAGCCCATAACGCCAAGGGGGTCACCACATCCCGCACAGCTGCCATCACAG TGCTCCCCCAGCAGCCCCGTGACCTCCACCTTGTCTCCAGCCAGCCCACAGAGCTGGAGGTGGCTTGGACCCCAGGCCTGAGTGGCATCTACCCCCTCACCCACTGTACCCTGCAG GCTGTGCTTTCGGACGATGGGGTGGGCATCTGGTTGGGAGAACCAGACCCCCCAGAGGAACCCCTCACCTTGCGAGCCTCCGTGCCCCCCCACCAACTTCGGCTGGGCAGCCTCCATCCTCACACCTCTTATCACATCCGGGTGGCGTGTGCCAGCAGCCAGGGCCCCTCTCCCTGGACCCACTGGCTGTCTGTGGAGACCCCAGAGGGAG TGCCCCTGGGCCCTCCCGAGAACGTTAGTGCCATGCGGAATGGGAGCCAGGCCCTCGTGCGTTGGCAAGAGCCGCGGGCGCCCCTGCAGGGCACCCTGTTGGGGTACCGGCTGTTATATCGAGGCCAGGACACCCCCGAG GTGCTCATGGACATAGGACTAAAGCAAGAGGTGATCCTGGAGGTGCAGGAGGAAGGGACTGTGCCCAACCTGACGGTGTCCGTGGCAGCCTACACTGCTGCTGGGGATGGGCCCTGGAGTGTTCCCGTGCCTCTGGAGCCCTGGCACCCAG TGAGTGAACCCCCAGCCCCTGCCTTCTCATGGCCCTGGTGGTATGTACTACTGGGAGCAGTTGTGGCCGCTGCCTGTGTCCTCATCTTGGCCCTATTCCTCATCCACCGGCGGAAGAAGGAGACCCGCTATGG GGAGGTGTTTGAGCCAACAGTGGAGAGGGGCGAACTGGTGGTCAGGTACCGCGTCCGTAAATCTTACAGTCGCCGGACTACTGAAGCCACTT TGAACAGCCTGGGCATCAGCGAAGAGCTGAAGGAGAAACTGCGGGATGTGATGGTAGACCGGCATAAGGTGGCCCTGGGGAAGACCCTGGGAGAAG GAGAGTTTGGAGCTGTGATGGAGGGCCAACTCAACCAGGACGACTCTGTCCTCAAGGTGGCTGTGAAGACGATGAAGA TTGCCATCTGCACGAGGTCAGAGCTGGAGGATTTCCTGAGTGAAGCTGTCTGCATGAAGGAGTTCGACCACCCCAACGTCATGAGGCTCATCG GTGTCTGTTTCCAGGGCTCTGAACGAGAGGGCTTCCCGGCACCTGTGGTCATCTTGCCCTTCATGAAACATGGAGACCTCCATAGTTTCCTCCTCTATTCGCGACTCGGGGACCAGCCAGTG TTCCTGCCCACTCAGATGCTGGTGAAGTTTATGGCAGACATTGCCAGCGGCATGGAGTATCTGAGCACCAAAAGATTCATACACCGGGACCTGGCTGCCAGGAACTGCAT GCTGAACGAGAACATGTCCGTGTGTGTGGCGGACTTTGGGCTCTCCAAGAAGATCTACAACGGCGACTACTACCGCCAGGGACGCATCGCCAAGATGCCAGTCAAATGGATCGCCATTGAGAGCCTGGCCGACAGAGTCTACACCAGCAAGAGCGACGTG TGGTCCTTTGGGGTGACGATGTGGGAGATTGCCACGCGGGGTCAAACCCCATACCCAGGCGTGGAGAACAGCGAGATTTACGACTACCTGCGCCAGGGAAACCGCCTGAAGCAGCCTGTGGACTGTCTGGATGGACT GTATGCCCTGATGTCCCGTTGCTGGGAGTTAAACCCCCGGGACCGGCCGAGTTTTGCAGAACTGCGGGAGGACCTGGAGAACACGCTGAAGGCCCTGCCCCCTGCTCAGGAGCCAGATGAAATCCTCTACGTCAACATGGATGAGGGTGGGGGTCATCCTGAACTCCTTGGAGCTGCTGGAGGAGCTGACCCCCCAACCCAGCCTGATCCTAAGGATTCCTGCAGCTGTCTCACTGCAGTCGAGGTCCATCCAGCTGGACGCTATGTCCTCTGCCCTTCCACAGCCCCCGGTCCCACCCTGCCTGCCGACAGGGGCTCCCCAGCACTCCCAGGGCAGGAGGATGGAGCCTGA
- the AXL gene encoding tyrosine-protein kinase receptor UFO isoform X1, whose amino-acid sequence MGRVPLAWCLALCCWGCVALKGTKAEVNPFVGSPGNITGARGLTGALQCELQVQGEPPDVTWLQDGQVLELADTTQTQVPLGEDEQDEWKVVSQLRISSLQLSDAGRYQCMVVLEGETFLSKPGYVGLEGLPYFLEEPEDRTVAANIPFNLSCRAQGPPEPVDILWLRDAAPLAPTTGHGPQHTLQIPGLNKTSSFSCEAHNAKGVTTSRTAAITVLPQQPRDLHLVSSQPTELEVAWTPGLSGIYPLTHCTLQAVLSDDGVGIWLGEPDPPEEPLTLRASVPPHQLRLGSLHPHTSYHIRVACASSQGPSPWTHWLSVETPEGVPLGPPENVSAMRNGSQALVRWQEPRAPLQGTLLGYRLLYRGQDTPEVLMDIGLKQEVILEVQEEGTVPNLTVSVAAYTAAGDGPWSVPVPLEPWHPGQGQLIHQLVSEPPAPAFSWPWWYVLLGAVVAAACVLILALFLIHRRKKETRYGEVFEPTVERGELVVRYRVRKSYSRRTTEATLNSLGISEELKEKLRDVMVDRHKVALGKTLGEGEFGAVMEGQLNQDDSVLKVAVKTMKIAICTRSELEDFLSEAVCMKEFDHPNVMRLIGVCFQGSEREGFPAPVVILPFMKHGDLHSFLLYSRLGDQPVFLPTQMLVKFMADIASGMEYLSTKRFIHRDLAARNCMLNENMSVCVADFGLSKKIYNGDYYRQGRIAKMPVKWIAIESLADRVYTSKSDVWSFGVTMWEIATRGQTPYPGVENSEIYDYLRQGNRLKQPVDCLDGLYALMSRCWELNPRDRPSFAELREDLENTLKALPPAQEPDEILYVNMDEGGGHPELLGAAGGADPPTQPDPKDSCSCLTAVEVHPAGRYVLCPSTAPGPTLPADRGSPALPGQEDGA is encoded by the exons ATGGGCAGGGTCCCGCTGGCCTGGTGCTTGGCGCTGTGCTGCTGGGGCTGCGTGGCCCTCAAGG GCACAAAGGCTGAGGTGAACCCTTTTGTGGGGAGCCCAGGGAACATCACTGGTGCCCGGGGACTCACAGGGGCCCTTCAGTGTGAGCTCCAGGTCCAGGGGGAGCCCCCTGATGTGACCTGGCTCCAGGATGGACAGGTCCTGGAGCTGGCAGACACCACCCAGACCCAGGTGCCCCTGGGCGAAGATGAACAGGATGAATGGAAAGTGGTCAGCCAACTCAG AATCTCGTCCCTGCAGCTCTCGGACGCAGGGCGGTACCAGTGCATGGTGGTCCTGGAAGGAGAGACCTTTCTATCCAAGCCTGGCTATGTGGGGCTGGAGG GCCTGCCCTACTTCCTGGAGGAGCCTGAGGACAGGACTGTGGCCGCCAACATCCCCTTCAACCTGAGCTGCCGGGCCCAGGGACCCCCAGAGCCCGTGGACATACTCTGGCTCCGGGATGCTGCCCCCCTGGCTCCGACCACGGGCCACGGCCCCCAGCACACTCTGCAAATTCCAG GCCTGAACAAAACATCCTCCTTCTCCTGTGAAGCCCATAACGCCAAGGGGGTCACCACATCCCGCACAGCTGCCATCACAG TGCTCCCCCAGCAGCCCCGTGACCTCCACCTTGTCTCCAGCCAGCCCACAGAGCTGGAGGTGGCTTGGACCCCAGGCCTGAGTGGCATCTACCCCCTCACCCACTGTACCCTGCAG GCTGTGCTTTCGGACGATGGGGTGGGCATCTGGTTGGGAGAACCAGACCCCCCAGAGGAACCCCTCACCTTGCGAGCCTCCGTGCCCCCCCACCAACTTCGGCTGGGCAGCCTCCATCCTCACACCTCTTATCACATCCGGGTGGCGTGTGCCAGCAGCCAGGGCCCCTCTCCCTGGACCCACTGGCTGTCTGTGGAGACCCCAGAGGGAG TGCCCCTGGGCCCTCCCGAGAACGTTAGTGCCATGCGGAATGGGAGCCAGGCCCTCGTGCGTTGGCAAGAGCCGCGGGCGCCCCTGCAGGGCACCCTGTTGGGGTACCGGCTGTTATATCGAGGCCAGGACACCCCCGAG GTGCTCATGGACATAGGACTAAAGCAAGAGGTGATCCTGGAGGTGCAGGAGGAAGGGACTGTGCCCAACCTGACGGTGTCCGTGGCAGCCTACACTGCTGCTGGGGATGGGCCCTGGAGTGTTCCCGTGCCTCTGGAGCCCTGGCACCCAG GGCAAGGACAGCTAATCCACCAGCTGG TGAGTGAACCCCCAGCCCCTGCCTTCTCATGGCCCTGGTGGTATGTACTACTGGGAGCAGTTGTGGCCGCTGCCTGTGTCCTCATCTTGGCCCTATTCCTCATCCACCGGCGGAAGAAGGAGACCCGCTATGG GGAGGTGTTTGAGCCAACAGTGGAGAGGGGCGAACTGGTGGTCAGGTACCGCGTCCGTAAATCTTACAGTCGCCGGACTACTGAAGCCACTT TGAACAGCCTGGGCATCAGCGAAGAGCTGAAGGAGAAACTGCGGGATGTGATGGTAGACCGGCATAAGGTGGCCCTGGGGAAGACCCTGGGAGAAG GAGAGTTTGGAGCTGTGATGGAGGGCCAACTCAACCAGGACGACTCTGTCCTCAAGGTGGCTGTGAAGACGATGAAGA TTGCCATCTGCACGAGGTCAGAGCTGGAGGATTTCCTGAGTGAAGCTGTCTGCATGAAGGAGTTCGACCACCCCAACGTCATGAGGCTCATCG GTGTCTGTTTCCAGGGCTCTGAACGAGAGGGCTTCCCGGCACCTGTGGTCATCTTGCCCTTCATGAAACATGGAGACCTCCATAGTTTCCTCCTCTATTCGCGACTCGGGGACCAGCCAGTG TTCCTGCCCACTCAGATGCTGGTGAAGTTTATGGCAGACATTGCCAGCGGCATGGAGTATCTGAGCACCAAAAGATTCATACACCGGGACCTGGCTGCCAGGAACTGCAT GCTGAACGAGAACATGTCCGTGTGTGTGGCGGACTTTGGGCTCTCCAAGAAGATCTACAACGGCGACTACTACCGCCAGGGACGCATCGCCAAGATGCCAGTCAAATGGATCGCCATTGAGAGCCTGGCCGACAGAGTCTACACCAGCAAGAGCGACGTG TGGTCCTTTGGGGTGACGATGTGGGAGATTGCCACGCGGGGTCAAACCCCATACCCAGGCGTGGAGAACAGCGAGATTTACGACTACCTGCGCCAGGGAAACCGCCTGAAGCAGCCTGTGGACTGTCTGGATGGACT GTATGCCCTGATGTCCCGTTGCTGGGAGTTAAACCCCCGGGACCGGCCGAGTTTTGCAGAACTGCGGGAGGACCTGGAGAACACGCTGAAGGCCCTGCCCCCTGCTCAGGAGCCAGATGAAATCCTCTACGTCAACATGGATGAGGGTGGGGGTCATCCTGAACTCCTTGGAGCTGCTGGAGGAGCTGACCCCCCAACCCAGCCTGATCCTAAGGATTCCTGCAGCTGTCTCACTGCAGTCGAGGTCCATCCAGCTGGACGCTATGTCCTCTGCCCTTCCACAGCCCCCGGTCCCACCCTGCCTGCCGACAGGGGCTCCCCAGCACTCCCAGGGCAGGAGGATGGAGCCTGA